GTTCCTCAACACCAGTGACGCCGGCGGGACGTTCCTGCTGAACGCCGTGAGGCCGACCACGAACTGTCCGAACACCGGCGATGCCGCCTGCATCATCGACAAGTCGTCACAGCTTGCGGCCCAGATTCAGGACGGCTTCGATTTAGGCACCCGCCAGCGCTTCCTCTTCGGTTACGACTACATCCACACGACGCCGAAAACGGAAGGCACCATCAACGGCCGCAACGAGGGCGACGACGACATCATCGAGAACGGTGGCTACATCCACTCCGTCACGGACATCACCGATCAGTTCCAGCTCACCACCGCGGCGCGCGTGGACAAGCATAGCCGCCTCAACGACGCAGTCTTCTCACCCCGCGTTGCGCTCGTCTTCAAACCCGTAGAAAATCAGAACTTCCGCCTCACGTACAACCGCGCGTTCTCGACCCCCAGCACGCTCAACCTTTTCCTCGACCTGCAGGCCAGTCGCATTCCACTCACCGGCACGCAGCTCTTCGGCGTCCGCGCGCTCGGCGTCCCGGCCACTGGCTTCACGTTCCGTCACGACTGCACCGGCGGAGTGAATGGATTGTGCATGCGCGTGCCGACTGCCTTCGGTGGCACACCCGCCACACCTATCCCGGCAAACGCTGCGCTTCTTTACAAGGCTGCCTTTGCAGCCGCGGGTTCCGGCCTGGTGGCGGCTGGCGTCCCGGCCAGCATCGTCAGCTATCTCGCCGCGCAGCAGCCAACGTCGGCTGAGGTCGGCACCAAGCTCCGCATCCTTCAGAGCAACGCGACGTTCATTGACGTTCTGCCGACCGATCTCCGTGACGTTGCCCAGCTCAAGCCTGAGATTCACAACACGTTCGAAGGCGGCTACAAGGGCATCTTCTCGAACCGGCTGCAGCTCTCGGTTGACGTATGGAAGGAAAACCGGAAGAACTTCGTCGGTCCGCTCACCATCGAGACGCCCAACGTCTTTCTCGATGCAGCTACGCTCGGCGGCTTCATCGCGGGCAAGCTGGCGGCAATCGGACTTCCCGCCGCAACCATCGGCGCCCTCGCTCCGACCATCGCCGGCGGACTTGGCGGCGTCTCAGGTGGCAAGGGGGCGGCGGTCGGCGTTCCTCTCGGTGTCGTCAACTTCAACGAATCGCTGTCGTCCGGATCGGATGTCATCGTCACCTATCGCAACTTCGGTAACCTCGACCTGTGGGGAAGCGACTTCGGCGCCGAGCTGCTTCTCGACTATGGCTTCTCGATGGCCGGCACCTACTCGTACGTGAACAAGAACCTCTTCCCGAAGTCCGAGGTGGGCGGACTTCAGGACATCTCGCTCAACGCGCCGGCCAACAAGCATTCCTTCACGGTTCGCTATCGCGATGAAGCCAGTGGATGGAACGCCGAAATCCGCGAGAGGCACGTCGATGGATTCCAGGCTATCTCGTACATCTCCGGAACTGTCAAGCCGTACACGCTGCTCGACGCCGGATTCTCATTCCGTCCGTCGGGGCTCAACGGCGTGCTCTTCTCCATCAACGGCACCAACCTGCTCGACAAACGGCACCAGGAATTCGCGCAGGGTGGCCTGATCGGAAGACTGATCATCAGCAGACTGCAGATCACTTTCTAGTTCGGGTTTCCAACGGCTTGAACGGAGCGGTGCGCCTCATGGCGTGCCGCTCCGTTCTGTCTTCCGGACCTACATTATCCGCATGAACATTCTTCTCGATCCCACGGCGCGTCCGGTGATCGGACACCGCGGAAATCGCGCTCACGCTCCCGAGAACACCGTCGAGTCGTTCGCGCAGGCAGTGGCGCTGGGCGCCGACGCGATCGAATTCGACGTGCGCCTGAGCGCGGACGGGATTCCCGTCGTTCACCACGACCCGACGGTCATGCGCACGACCGATGGCTCGGGAGAGACCGCGCGAATGACCTTCGAGCAGCTGCGACGGCTCGACGCGGGCGCGAATTTCACGCGGGACGGAGGCAGGACATATCCTTACCGCGGCAAAGGCCACCATATTCCTTCGCTCGACGAGGTCATCGAGGCATTCCCAGCCACGCCGCTCCTCATCGAGATCAAGGATCCGCTGGCGCCAACCGCCGTGCGAAAAGCTCTTGAGTCACACAAGGCCGAAGAGCGCGCACTGGTGGATGCATTCGACTCGCGATCAGTGAAGGTGTTCGCGGGCTCGCGGATCGCCGTCGGCGCGGTGCGCGACGAGGTCGCGCGGCTCATGTTCGAGATTCTCTTCGGCCGGCCGATCACTCCGATCGGATATCGCGCGCTTTGCGTCCCGTTATCGTATCATGGACTTCCGCTTCCGGTCAGGCGCTTCGCGAGGATCGCCCCGGCGCACGGCTGCCGCGTGCATGTGTGGACCGTCAATGATCCCGCCGTCGCGCGCGGCCTTTGGGAAAGCGGGGTCAACGGAATCATCAGCGACGACCCGGCAGTGATGCTGAAGCTGAGGGCGACGCTGCCGCCTGCGGCGATGTAGCCGTTACCGCGCTCGGGGCTTTGCCGCTTCTTGCGCGCTCGGCGCCCCGAGAGCGCTCGTTGCGACCGTCTCCGGCTCGACGCGCTTTCCGTCCCGCCTGACGACGTAGGCTTCCATCGCGAAGTACTCCGGGAGCCCGAGCCGGTCAACGACTGCGGCGGTGTTCTTGTTTCTCTCTTCGACGCGCTGCCAGAACTCTCGCTCATCCTGGCCGGGGAAAGGAGCACGGTCCTTCTGGCTCTGGTGCTTGAAGATCGCCAGGATCTTGTACCGCAGCTCGTCCTCCGAGAGCGGGACGAGGACGTCGGCTTCCTTCACGCCCCACTCCTGCCACGCGCCGCGATAATACCAGATATCGGGCGCTTCTCCCGAATACTGCGCCAGCGCCTCTTTCACGGTTTCGAGACACATTCTGTGCGTGCCGTGCGGATCGGACAGATCTCCCGCCACGAAGATGAGCGACGGGCGATGCTCCTCGAGCAGCTCGAGCGTGATCCTCACGTCCTCCGGGCCGATCGGATCCTTGCGCGTCTTGCCCGTCTGGTAGAACGGAAGATTGAGGAACCGCGCCTGGTCGCGGTTCATTCCGAACGTCTCGATGCCGGAGACGGCCTCTGCCTCGCGTATCCCGCGCTTGATCGTCAGTACGTCGGGAATGTCCACCTGCCCCGGGAGCTTGGTGTCGAGAAAGCTCTCCACTTTTTCGACGAGCGTGCGCATCGTCGCGTCCGCCATCGAGAAATCGCGGTCGAAGCGGCGCAGAAAATCCACGTACCGCCGCACCTCGTGATCGAACACCGCGATGTTCCCCGAGGTCTGGTACGCCACGATGATCCTGTTGCGATTCTGATGGAGCTTGTTGAGCATGCCACCCATCGAGATCACGTCGTCGTCGGGGTGTGGCGAGAAGACAATGATGTTCCTGTCCGATGGAAGCTTGCTCCGTCCGCGTACCTTCGAGATTAGCGCGTTGAAAACCTCTCCATTGAGCGGGCCGGCCTCCTGATACCGCGCCAGGAGCGAGCTCAGGTGGTGCTCGCGATAATCCAGACTGTCCAGCTTGAGGATGGACTTGTGCGTCTCGCCGCTCAGCCAGATCACCGCGGCCATCTCCAGATCGCGCGTCCATTCCACCTCGCCCACGATCCACGGCGTACGGATCCGGGTGAGGTCGGCGGCGGCCGCGTGGTCCACGTAGAACACGGCATTCGTGTGAAGCTGCAGATACGTCGCGGCAACATCAGGGACGGGCTCGCCTTCCACGGCGCGGCAAATGATCGCCGCCTTGTGCTCTCCAGTGGCCATCAGCGCGACTTCGCGCGCCTCCATAATGGTCGCGACGCCCATCGTGATCGCTTCCGTGGGAACGTTGTCCTCGCCGAAGAAATCGGCTGCCGCATCACGGCGCGTTATCGTGTCGAGCGCGATCATCCTCGTGCGCGAGTCTATTCCCGAACCCGGCTCGTTGAATCCGATATGACCCGTCTTTCCGATGCCGAGTATCTGGAGATCGATTCCGCCGGCCTTCCTGATCGCCTTCTCGTAAATCTCCGTCTCGGCCATCAGATGCTCGCGCGGAACCGCGCCGTTCGGGATATGAACGTTCTCCGGCTTGATGTTGATGTACTCGAACAGGTTCTCCCACATGTAGCGGTAGTAGCTCTGGATGCTGTCCGGACGCATCGGGTAGTACTCGTCGAGATTGAACGTCACGACGTCGGAGAAGTCGAGACCTTCGTCGCGATGCATCCTGATGAGCTCGCGGTAGACGGCGATCGGCGTGCTGCCTGTCGCCAGCCCCAGCACCGGCTGCTTTCCGGCCGCCCGACGCTCGGCGATCACTGTGGAAATGCGCTTCGCCACGAGCGCCGCGATCTCGTCGTATTCGGCGATGATGACCTTCACGCGCTCGCGCACCTGTGCGTTCATCTGCCAGCCTCCCAGTTGACGAGTGGCGCGTCCATGATCGCCTTCTGCGCGGCGTCCGCCACCGCGCGCCTGAGCGGAACGTGTCGCTGGTTATCGCGGTGGGGATTCACGCGATTGGTGAGAAGAATGACGAACAATCCTCTCTCCGGATCAATCCAGAGAGACGTACCGGTGAATCCCGTGTGGCCGAAGCCGCGCGCCGAGAAATAGCTGCCCGAGCTCGACCCTTTCGACGGCGTGTCCCAGCCGAGTGCGCGGCTCGACGTGCCGGACTGCGGTGCGGTCCACCTCGCCAGCGTCGCCGCCTTCACGATTCGCACACCGTTGTATTCGCCTCCGTTCAGCAGCATCTGCGTGAACACGGTGAGATCTCTCACCGACGAGAAAAGGCCCGCGTGTCCCGATACACCGCCCATCGCCCATGCGTTCTCATCGTGCACCTTCGCGCGCACGAGACCGCCGCGCGCCGAGTCTATCTCAGTGGGCGCAATCCGATTGAAGAACGTCGCACTGTCAGGAGTGAACATCGTGCTGGTCATCCCGAGCGGCGTGAACACCTTGTCGGCGACGAAGCGGTCCAGAGTCTGTCCCGTGATGCGCTCGATCACAAGCTGCATGAGAATCATGTCCCAGTCGCTGTACACGGTCGCGGTACCCGGCGCCGACTTGAGCGGCCGCGCGTTTATCTGAGCGAGATACTGGTCGCGTCCCTTGAACTCCCTGTAAAGGGCGGCGAATGCCTCGAGCCCGCCGCGGTGCGTCACGATCATGCGAACGGTGATCGCCGCCTTGTCGGGCGCGTTGAACTCCGGGAGATAGCTCGCCACGGTGCGGTCGAGATCCAGCAGGCCCTGTTCCTCCAGGATCATCGAAGCCGTCGTGGTCGCGATCACCTTGGTGAGCGACGCCATGTCGTACATCGAGTTCTCGTCCACCACCGGCGAAGCCTGCGCGGTGTCGAGCCGGCCGTAGCCCTTCATGTGAACGATCCGCCCGTACCTGCCAACGGCAAGCGACGCCCCGGGCGCGGCGTGTTCGGCGAGCGCGACCGTCATTATTGAATCGAGGCTGGCGTTGAGATCGCCGCGCATTCCCGCATCGGCGGGGTCAGCACGCACGAGTGTGGACACGGTTTCCATCCGGGCCGGAACCGGCGCGAGAGTGGGTTTCGGCGCGCACCCGGAGAGTGTGGCGGCCGCTGCAGCTCCAAGAAAAAATCGTGATCTCATTTCGATGTCGGTGTGACAGGGGAGCGGTCGAGGCCTGCCCCGCTTTGGAACCAGGGCGGAATCGAGATCGGAAGCCGCCCGCTGATGCCGATCTCGCCGAGCAGGGCCGCTACGGCGGCCCGCTGAGAGACGGGAGCTCCTCCCCATGCCAGCAGGTACGCAGGCACTGAAGGATAGGCGCTCACCAGGTAAGGGCTGCCGAACGAGACGGCAACGACATTCTTCTTCGCCGTGGCGAGCTGCTCGATGAGCGCCGGGAATCCTCCCTCGGCTCCGATCGAGCCCCTGCCGGCTCTCGGGAAAACGTAGGCGGAGGCCACGATCACATCCGCCGAATCCGCCCGTGCGCGCAGCGCGTCGAACTCGGCGGGGGTTGTGCGGCCGTCCACACCGACGACCGCCACGGAGAATCCGCCGCGGCGCAGCTCCTGGTTGAACACACGCCCGGCGACGATATCCGATGCGTCTGCGTACGTGATGGAAAGCAGTCGCTTCCCGGCCCGCGGCAGCGGAACGAGCGATCTCTCGTCCCGTGCCAGCGTGATGGATTTCTCGGCGACCTCAGTCGCCACCGCGGACTTCGCGGGCACGTTCACTATGGTGTCAATGGCATCGAGATTCACCAGGCGGCCAGCGCGCAGACCGGCCTGCGCCTTTACGCGCAACAGACGCCTCACCGACACATCTATACGCGATTGCGTCAGGCGTCCCGACTGGATCGCCGACATCACGACGTCAATCGCCTCACGAATGTTGCGCGGCATGAGCAGAATGTCGGCGCCGGCCTGAAGCGCGAGCACCAGCGGCTCGGTCGCGCCGTACCGGTTTGCGACGCCTCCCATCGTCATCGCGTCGGTGACGAGAAGACCGCTGAAACCCATCTCCTTCCGTAGCACGTCGGTCATGAAGTATGGGGACAGTGTGGCGGGGGGCGCGCTGTCGCCGAGTATGCCGGTGACGGCGATGTGCGCCGTCATGATCGCGTCTATCCCCGTGGTCACGGCGGACCGGAAGGGAGGCAGGTCCACCGCGTCCAGACGCGCGCGGTCGGCGCGAATCGTGGGAAGATTCAAATGCGAATCGATATCCGTGTCGCCGTGTCCCGGAAAGTGCTTACCCGTCGTCATCAGACCCTCGTCCCTCGCGCCGCGGATGTATGCGTCAGCAAGCCGGGAAACGAGCTTCGGATCCTCTCCGAACGATCTCGTGTTGATGATCGGATTCAGCGGATTGGCGTTCACGTCGAGCACGGGCCCGAACGTCATGTGTACGCCGACCGCGCGCGCTTCGGCGCCAAGCACCTCTCCAAGCCGGTACGCCAGCTCCTCCGATCGCGTCGCGCCGAGCGCCATGACGGGCGGGAAGACAGTGCCTCCGCCCTGCGGCAGCAGAGAGGGCAAGGCGTACGATCCGCCGAGCCGCATCCCGGTGCCGTTCTCCATGTCGGACGTGACGAGAAGCGGGACCGCGGCGAGCCGCTGCATGTGGTTCAGCTTGGCTGCGTAGCTGTGCGGTAGTCCAATCGAGAGGACGAGTCCGCCGACCTTGTCGTCCTGGACCCATCCGCGAACCTGCTCGTACTCGGGTGATCCGACGGCCGAGTACTCGCCCGGGACCCACGGCATCACGAGCTGCGCGACTCGCTCCCTTGGCGAAAGCGAGAGGAGTGTCGCCTCGACCCACGCCGAATCCTGTTGAGAAAGCGGCGTCGTCGCGCCGGGATGTGCTGTTCCGATGATTCGGTCGGAAGCCGCGTCGTGCCGGGTTGGCGGTGCAACCACTGGTGCACAGGCGCCGAGAACGAGAAGCAAGGCGAGGGGATGACGGCCCATCATTACTGAATGACCTTTGTGTGGATGTCGCTGTTTCCTGCTGCGGCTGGGCGATCAGGTGAGTGGGCCAACGTACGGCGCGCGGAAATGAGTGTCAATGAAGCGACACGAGGCGGCGTAGATTGTAGCGATTGTAGCCATCGTCTTGACTGCGTTACCGGATAGTGGCAAACTAGGCGCGCCAAGGAATCCTACCTTCCGCTACCGCTCTTCAGGAGGACGGTAATGCCCAGTATTGTAAGCGTTCCCAAAATACTCGCTCGCCTCATCGCGCTTTCGGCGATGCTGGCAGTTCCATTGGGGGCTGCCGCCGCGCAGGGAGTCATACGCGGCCGCGTGACAGATGCGAGCAATCAGCGGCCGATTGCCGACGCGCAAGTCGCGATCACCGGCACTACGTCGGGCGCGGTCACGAATCAGAACGGCGACTATGTCATAGCGAATGTGCCCTCCGGACAGCGTCAGGTCGTGGTCCGGAAGATCGGCTTCGCCCGCCAGACGCGAACGGTCAACGTCGGCGCCGATGCGGGCGCCCGCGCCGATTTCGCCCTCTCTCAATCCGCGACGCAGCTCGAACAGGTAGTCGTCACTGGCACTGGCGGCTCGGCTGAGCGGAAGACTCTCGGAAACTCGATCACGGTACTTGATGTCGCGGGGCTGACCGAGAAGACGTCCATTCTCAACGTGACGGAAGTGCTTCAGTCGAAGACTCCGGGCGTGACGATTCTTCCCGGCTCCGGCGCTGCCGGAACCGCTGGCGAAATACGCATCCGCGGAGCCAGCTCGCTCAGCGGCTACAGGCCGGTGGTCTTCATAGACGGAATCCGTTACAACATTGATGACCTTGGCGGCTTCAGCGCGACGGGCGGCGGAACCGCCGGACTCGCGCAGTCAACGCAGGTGACGTCGGCGCTCAACAGTCTCGATCCCAACGACATCGAGTCCATCGAAGTGATCAAGGGGCCCGCGGCAGCGACACTTTACGGAGCCGAGGCGGCCAACGGCGTCATTCAGATCATCACCAAGAAGGGAAGTCGCGGGCAGCAGGAGATGCGCTGGTCTGTCAAAGCGGAGCGTGGCACCAACGAGTACACGCTTCTCCCCGGGGACAACTACACGACATGTGACGCCACGAAGAAGGCGGCCCGCGTCTCGGCGTCCGATACTACGCTCGTCTGGCCCGGCTGCCAGACCGTCGCGCTCAATGCCGTGATCTCCGGCAATCCGATGAGGGATGATTCCCGCGCGCTTCGCGTCGGCGACCTGTCGCGCCTCGGGCTCAGCCTTCGCGGCGGCGGCGACAAGTATTCCTACTACGTCTCGGGAGACCGGGATACGGAGCAGGGAGTCTTTTACAACAGCGACAACAACCGCACGTCCATCCGGTCGAACTTCGGCTTCAGCCCGAACGACAAGTCCAACATCGCCATTAACATGAACTGGCAGAGCGGCCGCATCCGGCTGCCGATCCAGGATGAGTCGGCAAACGGCCTTCTGCTCAGCGCCCGGCGCGGGTTCCCGGGGCGCATTTCGCTCCTCGGGGCGGGCAATGAAGGATGGCGCACGATCTCGCCGACGGCCGCGAACAAGTATCAGAACTACACCAGCACGGACCGCTACACCCTCGGCGGGACGTTCAGCTACAACCCGGTCACCTGGTGGCAGAACAGGCTGACGGCCGGCTTCGACAACAGCGTCGTGCAGGCGCAGCTCCTGTTCCTGCCAGGCGTCATTGATGTCTCCCAGGATGCTGACGCCGCCTCCGGCGCCAATCTCCGCAGAACTCCGACGCGCCGGGTTGTGACGCTGGATTATGCCG
The window above is part of the Gemmatimonadaceae bacterium genome. Proteins encoded here:
- a CDS encoding SusC/RagA family TonB-linked outer membrane protein produces the protein MPSIVSVPKILARLIALSAMLAVPLGAAAAQGVIRGRVTDASNQRPIADAQVAITGTTSGAVTNQNGDYVIANVPSGQRQVVVRKIGFARQTRTVNVGADAGARADFALSQSATQLEQVVVTGTGGSAERKTLGNSITVLDVAGLTEKTSILNVTEVLQSKTPGVTILPGSGAAGTAGEIRIRGASSLSGYRPVVFIDGIRYNIDDLGGFSATGGGTAGLAQSTQVTSALNSLDPNDIESIEVIKGPAAATLYGAEAANGVIQIITKKGSRGQQEMRWSVKAERGTNEYTLLPGDNYTTCDATKKAARVSASDTTLVWPGCQTVALNAVISGNPMRDDSRALRVGDLSRLGLSLRGGGDKYSYYVSGDRDTEQGVFYNSDNNRTSIRSNFGFSPNDKSNIAINMNWQSGRIRLPIQDESANGLLLSARRGFPGRISLLGAGNEGWRTISPTAANKYQNYTSTDRYTLGGTFSYNPVTWWQNRLTAGFDNSVVQAQLLFLPGVIDVSQDADAASGANLRRTPTRRVVTLDYAGTMNWNMRSSLLSTTTFGSQVVADKSTSLSATGIGIGAPDVTLVNLLQRSTGAEGFSENNSVGYYVQEQLGWNDRLFLTGAVRADDHSSFGTNFDLIVYPKVSLSYVISDEPAAKNFLNSAQISSLKLRTAWGQAGRAPSAYSAPQTYTVDRVTLGTTTASAIRTAAFGNPDLKPEKGEELELGFDMGLFTDRMNVDFTYYNKTTKDMLQSISVPASTGFISSQLTNLGEVNNRGIEVALTGTPIQRNNFSWQTQLNYSTNRNELVTFGVKDKILDTPSGQAYGSVQQHRAGYPLGGYWVARVLRAADGSAILTTAGAATFDTARVYLGPSTPTREIGFSNTITLFRNLRLYALLDHKGGHYIFNLQERNRCQASDNCTRNNDPRARFPQTAADTILFKEIAVYKNSSVSPEWIQKADFTKLRELSLTYDLPETLMRRFGGRGASITVSGRNLKLWSDYEGADPEVNTYGGRNFVRVDAYAAPVPRRLSATFTVQY
- a CDS encoding TonB-dependent receptor; this encodes MSANRMRLLSVVAFMFFAMPVAAQNGSVTGRVTASDGTAIAGATVQAISGPRAVGAAKTDESGRYRISNVPAGTYTVRARIFGFTPMSLQDITVGSGGSTSANFSLVEAPNQLEQVVTTASRAPEKVIDAPASISVITVAAVEERATVNVADHVAASPGIDVARGGIIRSNIVARGFNNIFSGALLTLTDNRFAFMPSLRVNIPYLSPTTNEDIERIEVVLGPGAALYGPNTAGGVMALFTKSPFTSPGTTVAVDGGTQNLIRGAFRTAWAPTPKFGFKATYDVFHAKEWDFLPSDTVLEGKPRDRNVNRQGGEIRADFRPTAASEIIANYGRSKAGSAVEPTGLGPAQIKDWVYQTYQLRGRINQLFAQVFLNTSDAGGTFLLNAVRPTTNCPNTGDAACIIDKSSQLAAQIQDGFDLGTRQRFLFGYDYIHTTPKTEGTINGRNEGDDDIIENGGYIHSVTDITDQFQLTTAARVDKHSRLNDAVFSPRVALVFKPVENQNFRLTYNRAFSTPSTLNLFLDLQASRIPLTGTQLFGVRALGVPATGFTFRHDCTGGVNGLCMRVPTAFGGTPATPIPANAALLYKAAFAAAGSGLVAAGVPASIVSYLAAQQPTSAEVGTKLRILQSNATFIDVLPTDLRDVAQLKPEIHNTFEGGYKGIFSNRLQLSVDVWKENRKNFVGPLTIETPNVFLDAATLGGFIAGKLAAIGLPAATIGALAPTIAGGLGGVSGGKGAAVGVPLGVVNFNESLSSGSDVIVTYRNFGNLDLWGSDFGAELLLDYGFSMAGTYSYVNKNLFPKSEVGGLQDISLNAPANKHSFTVRYRDEASGWNAEIRERHVDGFQAISYISGTVKPYTLLDAGFSFRPSGLNGVLFSINGTNLLDKRHQEFAQGGLIGRLIISRLQITF
- the nagB gene encoding glucosamine-6-phosphate deaminase, yielding MNAQVRERVKVIIAEYDEIAALVAKRISTVIAERRAAGKQPVLGLATGSTPIAVYRELIRMHRDEGLDFSDVVTFNLDEYYPMRPDSIQSYYRYMWENLFEYINIKPENVHIPNGAVPREHLMAETEIYEKAIRKAGGIDLQILGIGKTGHIGFNEPGSGIDSRTRMIALDTITRRDAAADFFGEDNVPTEAITMGVATIMEAREVALMATGEHKAAIICRAVEGEPVPDVAATYLQLHTNAVFYVDHAAAADLTRIRTPWIVGEVEWTRDLEMAAVIWLSGETHKSILKLDSLDYREHHLSSLLARYQEAGPLNGEVFNALISKVRGRSKLPSDRNIIVFSPHPDDDVISMGGMLNKLHQNRNRIIVAYQTSGNIAVFDHEVRRYVDFLRRFDRDFSMADATMRTLVEKVESFLDTKLPGQVDIPDVLTIKRGIREAEAVSGIETFGMNRDQARFLNLPFYQTGKTRKDPIGPEDVRITLELLEEHRPSLIFVAGDLSDPHGTHRMCLETVKEALAQYSGEAPDIWYYRGAWQEWGVKEADVLVPLSEDELRYKILAIFKHQSQKDRAPFPGQDEREFWQRVEERNKNTAAVVDRLGLPEYFAMEAYVVRRDGKRVEPETVATSALGAPSAQEAAKPRAR
- a CDS encoding serine hydrolase; the encoded protein is MRSRFFLGAAAAATLSGCAPKPTLAPVPARMETVSTLVRADPADAGMRGDLNASLDSIMTVALAEHAAPGASLAVGRYGRIVHMKGYGRLDTAQASPVVDENSMYDMASLTKVIATTTASMILEEQGLLDLDRTVASYLPEFNAPDKAAITVRMIVTHRGGLEAFAALYREFKGRDQYLAQINARPLKSAPGTATVYSDWDMILMQLVIERITGQTLDRFVADKVFTPLGMTSTMFTPDSATFFNRIAPTEIDSARGGLVRAKVHDENAWAMGGVSGHAGLFSSVRDLTVFTQMLLNGGEYNGVRIVKAATLARWTAPQSGTSSRALGWDTPSKGSSSGSYFSARGFGHTGFTGTSLWIDPERGLFVILLTNRVNPHRDNQRHVPLRRAVADAAQKAIMDAPLVNWEAGR
- a CDS encoding glycoside hydrolase family 3 N-terminal domain-containing protein, which produces MMGRHPLALLLVLGACAPVVAPPTRHDAASDRIIGTAHPGATTPLSQQDSAWVEATLLSLSPRERVAQLVMPWVPGEYSAVGSPEYEQVRGWVQDDKVGGLVLSIGLPHSYAAKLNHMQRLAAVPLLVTSDMENGTGMRLGGSYALPSLLPQGGGTVFPPVMALGATRSEELAYRLGEVLGAEARAVGVHMTFGPVLDVNANPLNPIINTRSFGEDPKLVSRLADAYIRGARDEGLMTTGKHFPGHGDTDIDSHLNLPTIRADRARLDAVDLPPFRSAVTTGIDAIMTAHIAVTGILGDSAPPATLSPYFMTDVLRKEMGFSGLLVTDAMTMGGVANRYGATEPLVLALQAGADILLMPRNIREAIDVVMSAIQSGRLTQSRIDVSVRRLLRVKAQAGLRAGRLVNLDAIDTIVNVPAKSAVATEVAEKSITLARDERSLVPLPRAGKRLLSITYADASDIVAGRVFNQELRRGGFSVAVVGVDGRTTPAEFDALRARADSADVIVASAYVFPRAGRGSIGAEGGFPALIEQLATAKKNVVAVSFGSPYLVSAYPSVPAYLLAWGGAPVSQRAAVAALLGEIGISGRLPISIPPWFQSGAGLDRSPVTPTSK
- a CDS encoding glycerophosphodiester phosphodiesterase; translation: MNILLDPTARPVIGHRGNRAHAPENTVESFAQAVALGADAIEFDVRLSADGIPVVHHDPTVMRTTDGSGETARMTFEQLRRLDAGANFTRDGGRTYPYRGKGHHIPSLDEVIEAFPATPLLIEIKDPLAPTAVRKALESHKAEERALVDAFDSRSVKVFAGSRIAVGAVRDEVARLMFEILFGRPITPIGYRALCVPLSYHGLPLPVRRFARIAPAHGCRVHVWTVNDPAVARGLWESGVNGIISDDPAVMLKLRATLPPAAM